Below is a genomic region from Cynocephalus volans isolate mCynVol1 chromosome 14, mCynVol1.pri, whole genome shotgun sequence.
TGAAAATACCTTTTCAGTAGTAGAGGTGACACCTACTTCCCAATCAGGTCAGGTTATTAAGACCTCTTTCCTAAATGATTTATTAATGACTCAACAATGTTGGTGCTTTACTAGGTGTTAGACATAGTTGAACTGACAGTCATGAGTCCCCTTTTTGTGTAAGTTTAACTAATAAAGACAGTCCTCTGGTATTTTAGGCATTTAAAGCCAAAACAAGAGTTTGACCTAAAAAGATATGATTTATAAAGTTTCAATTAACAAAAATAGGTAGCCAGAGTAAAAGATGTAAAAAAGTACTAAATAGGCTGATTAcagtgttaggaacattcaaaagTCTAAATTCCTGAAAGATACAGAGAACCAACCCTGGATTGGGTAGGGAACCTAGAGAGTGGGAAGAGGGCACAGTaatgctgcttaaaaaaaaaaaaagaaattaagaaacactACCCCATTTTGAAATAGTTCCCCTGACTTGCAGTACAACCAAGACAAGTGGAGCTATGGCTGGGATACAACACAACCCATTTGGTCACAATTGCTAGCTGGGACTGGACTACAGTAGGAAGAATGATATTGATGGGAACTAATGTCAGATGTGACAAGCCAAGAACACAGTTAAACAAATAGGAAATGGAATCCTTACCATCAAATGTTTCAGCAAGGTTAACATCATTTTCACTAATATCACCCACTCCAAAATGTACTAATTCTAGTCCACACTCGTACGAAGCATCATAGCTATCCACAACATTCAAAAGGGCCTCAATGGAACCATCAACATcacctaaaaacagcaaaagtttAAAATTGTTGGTAAGAGCTGGCATTAACTGGCACAAAAATGACAATAATCTATACAGCAAAGGCATTTACCACTAAGTCCACTTTTATTTAGATTTAGCATTATAAATATCTACTTAACTATAAAGTATAATGAACCAAAAGTACATTTACAACAAAATCAGCAAGAAATACATCTACTCAGAAAATATCCCCCaacatattgaaataattttcactTAAATTTAAGGGCCCAAACTAATCACAAGAATAATGAAACATGTTTATTCAAAAGACAAGTTGTAAAGTAAAATCTTATAAAAGGCACCTTTAAGAATTACAGGAAGTACATTTGAatctctttctattttctcctttggctttaatggtttttgttcttttctttctaggtactttttaaatgatatctGCTTCCAGTGCAAAGTGCCATACTTCTCACGGGCTTTCCGATGTGCTTCTTggtgttcctttctcttttcttctattattttcagattaactttatttttctcctgttcttGCTCATACTTCCTCCAGTCAACAACTTCACGTGCCCTTGGCTTTACAGGGGAAAAACTGGCATTATTTAGTGAAATAGACATTAAAAACTGCTAGGTTAAAGGCTTTGTATTATACTCCATTACAAAGTTAGCTTAATTCATatgaaacaaataattttctaagtTTTAAGAAACTTGTACAATTTTAATTTGGGAGCTTTGTGtataattgaaataatttaaaaatcttacctcaaattttaaaaaattattctatacTCAAATTCTAAAATGGAAAGACTGGTCCCCTCACAGCCCCTTATAATCTAGGATTATTTGTTaacattaatacatttatttggtATAACACTATAGATTAATACTTAAAATCATTGTATCATATCTGATATATAGGATTTAAGCTTGATGTACCTCAGATTCTACTTCAAGAATTTCATCTCCTGCAGAAGGAAGGTCTCTCCAGCCTGTAATTCCCACTGGCATGCTGGGATAGGCCTCActgattgtttttccattttcatcaaACATTAAGCGTACTTTTGCCCAACTCTTTCCCGCAACCAAAACTGTGCCTCTTCTCAAAGTTCCTCTTTCAATTATAGCTGTAGTAACAggactaaaatgaaaataaaagtgtgtgtgtgtgtgtgtgtgtgtgtgtgtgtgtgtataaatataatataaaagtgtgtgtgtatatatatatactgtaatCAAGATGTAATTGtactttcctttttttgggggggggaggcagCTGGCCTATGGGGGGATCCGAAtccatgaccctggtgttaccagcaccatgttctcgtaagtgagctaaccagccagccctaactgTACTTTATTAAGTAGAGCAAAGATATCTTTATGAGGTTTAAATATGTATCTAAACACATGTATACACAGGCTAAATTCTACTACTTCTCAACTTCTCAAGAAATTTTTCATACTATAAAAACATaccttcacaatagccaagaggtggaagcaacccaaatatccatcaacagatgaacggacatttcattcaaagaaaatgtggcatatacacacaagaaatattatgcagccttaaaaaagaaggaaatcctgccacatgctacaatatggatgatactctaggacattatgctaagtgaaataaatcggtcacaaaaggaaaaatactgtatgattctactcatGTGAACTATTTAAAGAGTCAAAAtcataaaaactgaaaacagaaagttAGTGCCAAAGGCTGGAGAAATAAGGGATGGAcaattagtgtttaatgggtatagagtttcagttttgcaaggtaaaaaaattctagagatctggtgcacaacaatgtgaatatacataACACTACTAAAccgtatacttaaaaatggttaacatggtaaatttaatgttatgtgttttttatcaaaataatttaaaaacacacatacatttcttgtaaggttatgcgaagggaggaagcagggagcACAGTGTTCTTGCATAATCCTAATCCACTTTCTACCTTATTCTCCATGGCAGCTAAGAGATTGCACACAGTTGTAATTGAGTATAAAGCAATGAGAAGACCTCTCTTGCTGATAAATAGggaaatacaaggaaaaaaaacaccATTTCAAAGATCTTCCTATACCTATTATATCAACAGGTCAAGTCTTAAAGATTTAGAAACCCTAAAATGCAACAATTGGTATTTCATTCCAATTTATGTTAATCTACGAGGCTTTATCAATTCAGTTAAGTCAGTGGGAAAAAAGTCAAACAAATTGAACTACTTAATACGACTACTAGATATATAGCTAGTTGATAGTCTACTAATAATAACTGTGTATTTGTGTTCTGCGTGTTAGCACAATAacatacttttcaaaataaatgctttgaaaatattgTTCATGAACTAATAATAacatgcaataaaaataatatactgtTATACAATGAAGTCACAAAAACCAtggacaaaattattaaaaagaaacattttaacagTCCTACCCTCTTCCTTTGTCTGTGAAAGACTCTATTACTGTTCCTTCCACTGGACCAGTGGAATCTGCTTTCAACTCTAACATTTCTGCAAGAGCAACTGTTGCTTCTGCCAAAGCCATCAGGTTAGCACCCTTTAACAACAACAGAGATTTTACTACACATTAATGAATATTATCTGTAAATGTAAATATCAGGGTCAGAAAGCCAAATAACCTTGACAGtcatattatatttttctccttaagCATTAAAAGCATTAATTACCCAATttaaggaagacagaaagaaaagaagagagggagggtgagagggaggaaagaaggaaggaattgaCAACAAAATGTGACCCAGGGGCAGATCTTGCAAGGAACAAGTGGCTATTTTTTCTAAGGAATGGCCACTGGTGGTGCTTGGTAACACCCTTTCATAAACACATGcttcattcattctctttctcctccatcTGTCTATGACAGTGTATTCTTCCTCTCACTAACTTTCTTAATGATGCTACTTTACATTTGAAGTTctatccaactgaaaagctttCACTTTTCTTTGATCCACTCAAGAATCCTGTAAAGTAAGTAAATCAAGCATTACTTTACCCctattaaataaatgagaaaaagcacTGACTAGACTCAGGCTCTATGCCCTCTTGTGCCACTATCCACATATGCAGCCTTGAAAAATTACTTCATCTTCCTGGATTTCCTTTCTTCAACCATAAAATGAAGGGGCTAGATTAGAGGAGTCTTTTATCTTTAATGATCTATGTTTACTATGCTCTCTGGGGctccaggatcacacagctgatTAACTGGTGATGAAATTAGAACTGATGGGCAAGAGATTTTTCCACTCTCCATGTCAGCTAAGAGATTGCTCACAGTTGTTAAGAGTATAAAACAAcagacaacttttaaaaaattgaataaatactTTTCTTACCCACCCACTTATTCCTAGTATTTATTCCAATTTACAAAATGCTGTTCCAAAGAACAGAGCTGGGGTTGTTTCTTTGCATGAAGTAGTCCTCTCTCTTTTAGAAAAGAAGGCCTTATCTTACTTCCCTGCCACTCTCTCCCAATGCCCTCCATTCCCTAGGAATCATCTCTGCCAGGCTTCCAAATTTGCCTATGCAGCTTTACAtctatctactcatctgatggtATCTGGGCAGAAAAGGTGGTTaagtcttcaaatattttaatcttaCTGTAGTTAAGCTTGCCATTTAGCTTTCAGAGTGCAATAACAATTGAGGTATAGTGGAAAGATAATAAAGTAAGGTAGCATTTTGTCAATTTCAGAGGTACAGTTTTACTATTAATGGAGACAGAGTTTCTAAGCATCTTAGAGATAGCACATTTAGGAGAAGTAAGGATGAAATGATTAATTGGATGAAGATGGTTAAGTACAGCACCATCCCTTCAGTGAATGACTAGTGGGGGAAAAGTCTGTATTATGAGTAAACTGTGGAATATGGTAACAATGGACAAAAAAGGACATTATTACCAGCAGCAATCTCTGCAGGATAAGAGAACTGGAAAATGCTGATATGAGGCAAGTACTAAGCTTCCTCGGTGCTTCCACCAAGGAAAGAATAAttgttaatttaaaagaaaatggaattcatCATAAATAACATTATAAAACTTATAAAGATTAATCCATAGGAAAATTCAATCAATAACAAAATCAACCcaaatatttaatctttatatgctgagcccgtggcgcacttggtagagtgctgcgctgggagcgcggcgacgctcccgccgcgggttcggatcctatataggactgaccggtgcactcactggctgagtgccggtcgtgaaaaaacgacaaaatatttaatctttatattagtgaaatttttatttgtttaaatctcTCTTAAATGTCCTTAGGTCCATTCCACAGTTTTTCACTTCTAAAAGGCCTGAAATACAAGCATTGTTTATTACCAAcgggatttcatttttttaaaaatttatttattattattttttttgcattctaaaatgttgttgtggagcagtcggagggggaaaagggaaggagggcatggtcaaggcccgtgGTAACTCCCTCATTCTGGCCGGGGAGCCCAGGGGccttctggtggtggctgggtCATGCTGGGGTGGATACTGACTTTGGGGGTGGACTTCATTTCTGCTTAAAACAGTCTTTAGCCTACTGTTATCCTATCCCCACATCATTCACCATTTATTCTCCTCATTCTAAGTAtctcataataaaaaaaagcatTAGGTTTAGACCTGATTCCCCCTTGTTCAGCTGTGTAACCATGGACTGGTGACTGACCTCTCTAAGCCTAATTCCTATTCTGCCAAACCAGGATAATGATACCAGCTATGCTTAGAAcccagagaattttttttttaaataacaaaaataaatgtatgttaaaaTGTTCTTTAGGTATGTATGACACACTGTGTGCATTATGTCTAGTATTCCCATCTGAGCACATTCATCTCTGAGATGCCTGCATTTACCGTAAGTGCAGAGACATGCACTGCTTGAACATCACCTCCATAATCTTCACAAACCACATCATAAGCCAGCagctcttttttcactttttcaggATCAGCCTCAGCTTTGTCACATTTGTTTATGGCAAGGACAATAGGAACtgaaaaagagtaaagaagaGTGCAAATGATAACACCTTCCAGGTGTTCACAGTGTCCAGAAATTCCAGGTATTCACAGTGAAAGACACAAGTCTAGTTTGGCTTTCTCTGTACTCCAAGGATATACTTATCTAACAAAAGGCCTAAAGAACCCACTTTAGAGTCACACCACCCTACTCTGCTCTTTACATGTAAAGAAGGATTCCAGATAAAAGAGATTAAAACTGTAATTATCAGTAGACTCTGAATTTAAAAGAGATACACAAGattataaaaaaaacaatatttggGGTAGAGAAAGGCCTGTCCTTAAACCTAAAAGCAAAATCAGTAACTGTACAGGAAATAATCTCCAGAAAAAAAACCAAGAGAAGATTCTAATTCAATACCACTAGGTCATTTGCCTCTTCTTTCCAGACTTCAGTAATTCATTGTTAAAACCCAACATCTCATCTTGGGTTGAAACTAAGTATCAtcattgcaaattttttttcttaggatTTATAGCAACTCTTTATTCATACACCTAGCTCAGTGACTAACACatagtaggctctcaataaatatttacttaatgaatgaatcaaataatcttaaaatttacTTGTCATCACTAGACATATCCTCTTGCtagaaaaattacacaaaattctAGGAGTTAATTCTCTGGTTAAGTTTCATTACCTCTGCAACTTTCTCGGGtatcaaaggaacagaaattgaagacacaaaaaaaGTTTTGCAATCCACAACTTACTATTGTGAAAAAGTACATTCCATATTGATGAGCTGGAACTTAATGTGGACCAAGAGAATAAGTACAGAAAGCATGATATAATGAACGTATCCTATCTCAACCAACTGCTTTGCTACGAGATCCCTCTCTTCTTCTTGCCATGTATTCCCTGGAATCATTAAGAGCACAGTACATCACACATAGGCAGTTTTGAggaattaaaaaggaaggagagtaAACTAGAAGCTCGAAGATACAGACTCCAAATGTGGATATGTTGCAAATTAGCTGTATAATTGTATGTCATTGGGAAGAACTCCGGCTGCTATCTGGGTCTTAGTTTTCATGTTGTAAGATGCAAGAATTGGACCAGATCagtaattctcattttttttttttttcttgccaacAAACCTGGGGGGAATATGACACACTCCATCAGGTGCATTTTTCTCGGTGGGGGTAGGTGTAGCTACGGTCATATCAGAATAAGAATGTACaaaatacatgtgtgtgcatgtgtgtggtatttattattacaatttttatataaagaaagaaggaagaagacgGTCAAGTGATTttccaaaagttttaattttataccACTGATCAATTAAGAACTTGTTTAAAGCAGATGAAGAAAAAGTTCCTCTTTAGAGCAGAATTCCTGATGATAAATGAACAAGGACTAACAGAATATCACCACTATGCAACTCCTAATGAATTTAGGGGAAGGGTACACAGGAGTTCATTATTCTATTCTTACTTCTGTATCTGTTTAAATTTTCCAtgataaaaagttgaaaaagttATAGTAGAGGAAGAATTGTACTTGTAATCACAAGTCCCAAGTTGAATCCTGCTATACTCTTCCTATTAGTTAGTTATACGTCTGTGGGAAAACAATTTAACTATGTTTGAGACTTATAATAATCCTGGGATtgctgtgaatattaaatgagctACACAGAAATGGCCCCAGAACAATGACTTTATGTAgcagatcctttaaaaaaaaaagaaaaagcaacttcCTTCCTAATACATGTGAGTCAGCCACACAGTACCTTGAGCATCTTTGGCATGCTGAATAGATTCTACAGTTTGTTTCATCACCCCATCATCTGCAGCTACAACCAATATGATAATGTCTGTGACCCGAGCACCTCTGGCTCTCATTGCTGAGAAAGCAGCATGTCCTGGAGTATCAAGAAACGTTATCTTCTCCCCAGAAGGCAGAGATACTGTGGAAACAGAAATCCAAGAACACCGAGGACTCAAATATGTACTTCCTTAATACAAAGAAATGAGTGTGACATTATCAAACCCAATCaataattctttataaaataattttatttcttctattaatcTTAATCAGAACAACACAGCTAGCTCATCATTTCACAAGGAAAAGTGATAAAATACCAGTGAGACCTTcaggatttttttcatataataatTTCAAACTAAAACTCCTCATGCTTCTACAACATTAACTACTTTCATAAGTGTACCAACTGATACCTATTCTGGAGAAGAGAACAGACTAATAATCGTATAGGCAGCTATCTTTACATTAGCAAACCATAGCTGCACAACAGCCTTGAGCCACAGAAAGGCAATTTAGTACACTGTTATTAGCTCAGGATTTGAGTACAGTAACCTTAGGTTTAAATCTGGCTTTACCACTTACTAGTTATGTaatttgggcaaattacttaacctgaAGAAGTCAACCTCCTTATCTGTAAGTAGGAATATTAAGACCTACCTCATGATGTTGTgaagataaaaaagataaagcaTATAAGATGCTCAGCAAAATGCTGGGCACAtgttaagtgctcagtaaatggtagctattatttaattattattagcaACATTATCAAAATCTAGCACTGGaggttatataaatataattaactaCTGAAAAGTTTTAGGCACATTAAACTAAACTAAGAAtgagctaaaatgaaaaagataatgtaattttcttcttatagAAAGCACAAAATAACCTTTATTAACCACCTGCTCTACATTTCATCAAACCAATGGCTTTAAGCTTTTGCCTTCCCTTTTACTCTGAATTTGTATGTTTCATATTATGACATTTAGTTTAGGAAAATAATAAGTGGGGTTCTCAAGCACGAATTTCTGTTCATACCAAGAAAGGCCCCAATGTGCTGAGTGATGCCTCCAAATTCCATTGCTGCCACTTGAGTTTTTCGAAGTTTGTCAAGTAACGTCGTTTTCCCATGATCAACATGGCCCATTATAGTAACAACTGGGGACCTTGGGGTTAATAAAGCTGGATCTGCCTGGGGCCTACAATTAACAGGAAAGGAGTTTCATTTCTCAAGTATCAGAAACACTGTGTAGCCTGTGAATTGGCTCACAGTTATCCCACTGAGCTATCATTAACAATAAAACCCAACGTTCAGCCTTGATTAAAACATAACTGTTTTCCCCtgctatacatacatataatgcCTTATGACAGAATATTTAATGACTGCCTAC
It encodes:
- the MTIF2 gene encoding translation initiation factor IF-2, mitochondrial isoform X1, encoding MNQKLLKLENLLQFHTICRQLHSLGQRRMLAHRSHGFSSAYLMWTPQLKAWPWQTDILVGAALSQYRLLVTKKEERPQKSHLSSKKSKKEVQVWIGMTVEELARAMEKDVDYVYEALLNTAIDIDSLEADSHLDEVWIKEVIKKAGMKLKWSKLKQDKVRANKDAVKRPQADPALLTPRSPVVTIMGHVDHGKTTLLDKLRKTQVAAMEFGGITQHIGAFLVSLPSGEKITFLDTPGHAAFSAMRARGARVTDIIILVVAADDGVMKQTVESIQHAKDAQVPIVLAINKCDKAEADPEKVKKELLAYDVVCEDYGGDVQAVHVSALTGANLMALAEATVALAEMLELKADSTGPVEGTVIESFTDKGRGPVTTAIIERGTLRRGTVLVAGKSWAKVRLMFDENGKTISEAYPSMPVGITGWRDLPSAGDEILEVESEPRAREVVDWRKYEQEQEKNKVNLKIIEEKRKEHQEAHRKAREKYGTLHWKQISFKKYLERKEQKPLKPKEKIERDSNVLPVILKGDVDGSIEALLNVVDSYDASYECGLELVHFGVGDISENDVNLAETFDGVIYGFNVNAGDVILQSAAKKGVKIKLHKVIYRLIEDLQEELSSRLPCIVEEHLIGEASILATFSITEGKKKVPVAGCRVLKGQLEKQKKFKLIRNGHIIWKGSLIAMKHHKEDISVIKTGMDCGLSLDEEKIEFKVGDEIVCYEEKEVPAKTSWDPGF